A region of the Primulina eburnea isolate SZY01 chromosome 7, ASM2296580v1, whole genome shotgun sequence genome:
GATTCCTCTACACTGATCGGTATAATGTCTACCACCACATTGACCACAAGTCGGACTTGAATAACCAGTactctgaactgaaccagactgtCTCGATCCACTAGAACTTGAAAAATTACTGCCATGTCTCttaaattgcttccctctagccttgaACTGCTCTCTAATATTTCCACTGTTACCGCCACTATTACCCTGTCTGAACTGCTGTCGGAACTGTGGCTGTTGGGGTCGTTGCGAATACTGAAAACCTCTCTGCCTAATAATTCCAgtttcagctcccttggctcgatCAAGAGCCTCAGCAAAAGTGTTAGGCCTTCCAGTATTAACCAGGGTAAAGATATCAGGATTAAGACCATTTATGAAATGATCGGCCTTCGCTTCTTCATCGGatgctacatgaggagcaaatctcagtaaattcgagaacttagcaacatagtcctcaatattcagatttccctgctttaaatttgcaaactcggctcccctaTCTTTCCTGTAAGAGgtaggaaagaaacgctgataaaattcagatttaaaaatatcccaGGTAACAATCGTACCTCGCCCCTCTAAAGCTTTCTTGGTCATGATCCACCAACTCTTAGCAACATCTAATAACTGATGAACAACTAACTTTATTCTACGATCATCTGGATACTCAAGAGATTCAAATAATTGATCTATATTCTCCAACCAGTTCTCACACTCGAATGCATTCTCGGTACCCTTCAACATCGGTGGGTGCAAAGACTGAAATCTGGCTAACagtatctccatcggagtcggaGTTATATCCATCTGAGTATGAGTAGCACTGCCCTGATCTTGTGCCACTGGTATGTCCTGTCTAGGTCTACCACGACCTCTACCTCGAGTAGCCATGTCTGATATAAAATAGATCAAACACATATAAAATCACAATCTCATAATCATCTCAATCTTGTATCAATCATCTCTGGCTCTTGAGACTCAACAATCtcaaaaatctcgaataaagCTCAACAATATAATATCTCAATTTAAATCATGTATTTCACATCATAGCACAATGAAAATTCCAGCAAATATATCACATGATCAAGAAATTAAaactgactcgatctaccctgttcccaaatatcttacgctctgataccacctaatATGGGGCCCCGGGTCCAAtatctaatactaataattttaaatgtatcaaaccgaacaatttaataaatacaTAATTTCTTGTTCACAAACTGACATAAACATCGTCAGaataatttaaatgtctcaattatttgaaataaaattttcaaatgacAACATAAAGTAGTGAACCAAAGAAATCCAAACATCATCAAatagctcctaagacccgagaatcccactctaactcgtatcacctcgcctggaactggactctggcatcccaagcctcgcctcacctaccgtcaagcacatgaaaacaagaggtagccgacatgccggtgagtataaacccataattatacaatcaataacatatgagaattaaaatttcaaatatcttatatacaattcataaagatgcaatataatgcaatgcatgatcagaagctgtgggctatcaataaatctcaagatcaagtgaatcatctggtcatagggtacccaagggaatagaatcacccagcaacatccaccgactcaaCCGCTCGGGGTGGGgtgctgtgttctacaatcccaagactatggtgcgcctatagagagtgttcaggccatagcagcaacctccgcatacactatgccaactcaactatagccccatacgtccaacaaatcaatatatcaaggcgacctccgacatatcaaatctgaatcaaaaactggctcaatatgcaatgcaatgatgcaaatcaatatcatcatttcGAATTCATAataaactcatctcaatacaacaatcatcatcaaatcaccaataattcatcgagccatagagttttcaatttaaaataaaaatgatactttttacctcgtatgttatcgaccgtaacatacctttcaaatattaccaaaagaagatcgaaatgtgtAGATGAGAAGTCTTCAACCTCTGAATtctactataactcaagaactcgGATCATTTATCAAAACAGAGTAGTTTCTGTTccaaaattcataatcaattcaaTACGGCTTCAAATCAATATCCACAATTCATATATTCAAGAAAACTCAAATTCCAACAATTGCGTAAAGAAATAATCCATATCATTTCTTAACCGTAATATGAGATAAAAATATTCATTGAATCATTTTGTCAAACACTTGGCGTGCATGATAAAGAGTTAGCTCCTCTTCAATTCCATTTCTTATCAAAAATATCAATACAACAAtgccatcaacatctcaataatcatcaacccatatcaattaatccatataCCAACACTatcaacaaacccataacaTCTCCAACACCAAAAACTAAGAACAAACTAGAACAAaatcttaccttagcttccttgaaccCAAAACTATCTTGATCTCacttcaataatccaacaaaatgCTTGAATCAAAGGAAGGAAATGAAAGGAAAAGGAACCCCAGCTTCCTTGCTCTGAAGAAACCGAGAGAATGGAAAGAAATGAGAGCAAAGTGAAGTCTCCACCTATTTTATACCTTAAAACACCAAAAACACGATTTTACTATTCACAGACCGCGGTTGCGCTAacctaagcaccgcgggtgcggtgtgccttcgtcaaatcatccaaaattttgataatcaagaccgcgggtgcggcagagtaaggaccgcgggtgcgctctataCTCTGCGCACATCTTCTCCAAAGATCgcttcagaaacgcctcttccggCCAGAATtaggaaaagtggtaaactacaaagttgtagccctatgtcttggctttcatctcccaaaatttcagctcatttggaggtctgagtaaaaagttatgccaattctcccaacatgtgtcattgtaggaacgacgatacgtacgacacacttcggggcgcttttggctcgtcttccctaatgatttgaacaaaactcaaaactggaaagttatagccttatgtcttatctttctaatggaaaagacctcacatcaattggatcaatatacaaaacattatgctaaaaaccacaacttgtGCCA
Encoded here:
- the LOC140836159 gene encoding uncharacterized protein, producing the protein MATRGRGRGRPRQDIPVAQDQGSATHTQMDITPTPMEILLARFQSLHPPMLKGTENAFECENWLENIDQLFESLEYPDDRRIKLVVHQLLDVAKSWWIMTKKALEGRGTIVTWDIFKSEFYQRFFPTSYRKDRGAEFANLKQGNLNIEDYVAKFSNLLRFAPHVASDEEAKADHFINGLNPDIFTLVNTGRPNTFAEALDRAKGAETGIIRQRGFQYSQRPQQPQFRQQFRQGNSGGNSGNIREQFKARGKQFKRHGSNFSSSSGSRQSGSVQSTGYSSPTCGQCGGRHYTDQCRGISGACHLCNQVGHYARVCPNRGSDMSQSGGSSRQTPHQNRQTPTVHSYQQSNWSDQNKQSGGHRVGHPPRQHARVFALTEDEANNAPDNVIAGEARLGMPESSSRRGDTS